In the Hordeum vulgare subsp. vulgare chromosome 7H, MorexV3_pseudomolecules_assembly, whole genome shotgun sequence genome, one interval contains:
- the LOC123411939 gene encoding uncharacterized protein LOC123411939 → MTEDARGRAVNPACPNAANPFHRCAEYCPVAAPAGKSPAQNGTGTHGDGAGGARQQAVNPDCPNADNPFHRCADYCPVAAPAAKSPPLPPGLGGQNGRTHSDGDLQPRTRRRDRAGGSGSGGLPLYVFLREGASDGEGKKVDPRCPNAANPFHVCTNHCLAKMVEGGRSSEGGKSPISLFSRHSGRSTSSSEDGSVKSGGSKKADPKCPNAGNPFHECGEHCAIKMKELEKQKKADKKSPRKKGGKDGVVVQNWKVDPRCPNAGNPFHICAQYCFDHLNEAASTPTSKPDSRKGKAVMKAEPTGETNPDCVNASNPYHKCGEYCKRNGNR, encoded by the exons gccgccccggcgGGCAAGTCCCCGGCGCAGAACGGGACAGGGACGCACGGCGACGGAGCGGGAGGGGCGAGGCAGCAGGCGGTCAACCCGGACTGCCCCAACGCCGACAACCCCTTCCACCGCTGCGCCGACTACTGCCCCGTCGCGGCCCCGGCGGCCAAGTCTCCCCCTCTGCCGCCGGGCCTCGGGGGCCAGAACGGGAGGACGCACAGCGACGGCGACCTGCAGCCCAGGACGCGCCGCCGCGACAGGGCCGGCGGCTCCGGCTCCGGCGGCCTCCCCCTCTACGTCTTCC TGCGTGAGGGCGCCTCGGACGGGGAAGGCAAGAAGGTGGATCCCCGGTGCCCCAACGCGGCCAACCCCTTCCACGTCTGCACCAACCACTGCCTCGCCAAGATGGTCGAAGGCGGCCGCTCGTCGGAGGGCGGCAAGTCCCCCATTTCCCTCTTCTCCCGCCACTCCGGtcgctccacctcctcctccgaag ATGGCAGTGTCAAGTCCGGCGGCAGCAAGAAGGCGGATCCGAAGTGCCCGAATGCCGGCAACCCTTTTCATGAATGTGGAGAGCATTGTGCCATCAAGATGAAAGAGctggagaagcagaagaaggccGATAAGAAGTCGCCGCGCAAGAAAG GTGGGAAGGATGGTGTGGTGGTGCAAAATTGGAAGGTTGATCCGAGGTGCCCAAATGCGGGCAACCCATTCCATATATGCGCCCAGTACTGTTTCGATCATTTGAATGAAGCGGCATCAACACCTACAAGCAAGCCAG ACTCGAGAAAGGGAAAGGCTGTCATGAAAGCTGAGCCAACAGGAGAAACCAATCCTGATTGTGTCAATGCATCCAATCCTTACCACAAGTGTGGAGAATATTGCAAAAGAAATGGCAACAGATAG